In Pectinophora gossypiella chromosome 8, ilPecGoss1.1, whole genome shotgun sequence, the DNA window taacgagttagaaaaacagacgacagcagacagttccagtcctttgccaTTTGCATCAAAAaagaagaggcaaaacgttatTGCGGATTGGACGTATAGTTGAGCATATGAACCTCCATCAGTTGACCAGTAAAGACCTGCGCTCATTAGAGTTTTAACTTTCTTTgatttttcttaatttgactttattttttatgatcttTCGATTTCTGTCTAAAGCAACATTACATAAAATTTCATCACATTTTTTCATTCCATAATGTCTCTGATAGTAACCTTACCCTTTCAAGCCACCAATCGCAACAGAAGCTGGACGATCTAGTCGCAGAACATCTAGACCATCTCCACTATATAAACGATATTCTTTGTCTGAACATTCCTGATTTAAACGACGTATTGACTGAGCATCTACTGCACAAACTGCTGGTGCCTTTGTACATTTACTCTCTTACATCAGAGACCAGACCAAACACATCGCCTTACAACAAAGAACAGATACAGAGCATAGAAGTGATCACACGGAATCTAGAAGCTATCCTAAAAGGGAAGAGTTCAGAATCTCCCTTCTCAAGGCAAATGGTTGAGTCAGATGAGGAAACGAAGCCGTCCGTCTCGTGTGTAGTTGCTCTATTCCTCCTATCACAAGTATTTCTGATAATAACTCATGGACCAATTGTCCATGCTCTGGCCTGGATCATACTTCAGTCTGACGTCACTGTATTCGAAGACGGAGCCACGAAGATACTAGAAATGTACATTAGTAACGCAAAGTCCAATGTTAAGTTGGAGTTTTCCAAGCCCCAACTCAGTCTCGAGAAGGCTCTAGAAAGTTCTTCGGGACATGATAGAGATTATACAACTCCAGAGTACACTGGACCAAAAACGTTCGGATATGACTTAGACAATACTGATCAGTCCAGTTGTGATTTAGATCCGGAACTAGTTTCTACTTCTCTACCCTCAACATCCCATATTAGTGAGTCTTCAAGCATTGCGAACGATTCCACAGAAGACCTAGTAACTCAAATACATTCAGTGAAAGCGTCAGTAAAGGAAAACATGCCGGATTCGCCGTTACCAGATTCTGGCATTGAATCAAGTTCGTCGAAGATCTCCGAATCAAATATCACTGACGAAGAGAAACAGAAGTTGCTGAGTGCGAGTTCGAGCGCGTCCACTAAGAAGATTACGTTAGAGAATATTCTAGAAAGGCAAAGTAGAGAAATAGAGAAGAGACCGTTTTTGAAGACAATACTTGACTCCCTGGATTGTAATGAAAATGACTATAAGGCTCTTTTCGCCCTGTGTCTGCTCTTTGcactaataaataacaaaggTAAGCACATAACATTGCCAAATATTTCTTGACTTTGAATTCGATGTATTAGAAATTCGGGCTTACTTAATTTTGTATAGAAGTTTGATGTTTAATACTAAATTAACCTGTTTTTCTCTATCCTTTCCTTCGCTTGCCTGGGTTCATAGTCGGTAAgacactttttctttttatcgcATGCGAAGTCAACTCAAATCCCATTTTTTTACATTCATGGATTGAAGAAATTAGCATGATTGGAAAGTGCAATTTTCTTTATGAGTTACGAAAAGTTTTCACAAGTGCTGCTTGCAAAATTGAACTAATTTTGAATTACTATTTGGCTGACATCCTTGAGACTTACCTAAACTGTTTTGTAGGTGTAAACACGGAACTTCTGGACACGCTTCTATGTCCAGAGCCAGAGGAGATTGCGAATTCATTTAGTACTATTTCAACTACTGATGGTGCTAGTCGTCAAGATGAAGCAGGGAAAGATCCAGGAGCATCAAATACCCCAGTTCCGAAGAAACCCATGCAGAGTTTTAACGCCCTGCTGATACATAAGCTACTGGCTATCACCAATCTAGCTTGTAAACCAAGTAAGTTGATTAATCTtaactaataaattataaatgtaaaattaactGTCTCTCTATATGTATGTTACCTTTAACATCTAATCTGCTGGTCCAATATGGatcaaaattttcattttgataGATCTAAGGACGAATTTAAAATGCCTAAATACCGTCAAAAGAACGTCATTATAGAAATAGTCTATGTCAAAAGACCTTATTGATAGATACTGTTGATGATCTAAACCAAAATGTTACAGTTATTGGTGAAAAGTATCTAAAAACATGAATATAGTGTTAAGGGggcttaaaaaggctacattgaagcaattcatctaaaaaagcatttgctatttgacatttgtttgcattgcgcacttacttttatatgtgcaaatgtcaaatggtaatattgcttatttatatgaattgcatcgatgtggcctttttaacccccaagttcaTACTTATAGTCAAATATGTTCCAGCATCAAAAGTCCGGCTGGTGACCCTGGAGCTGAGCGTGACGCTGGTGAGGATAGCGATGCAGGGCGCGAGCGGCGTGGCGGGCGCGCGGCACGTGGCCGGCTGCGACGCGCTGCGCACGCGCGCCGCCGCGCTCGCCAGGAACCTCTACAAGTGCGACGACATCTTCCTCGACATGTTCGAGGACGAGTAAGTTTTGAGTATCTGTATGTACGGCTTTGGTTAGATCTCACGTCAAAAGTCAATACgagtttttatgaattttgtacGAAGATAGAAGatcatgacgtcatcaataaacgtggtcGGTCGTTGAACTCTTTGTTACATACTACCtaattctttataaaaaaaaataagaagtcgaaatcttctctcatgtggattgtgagttTCGACCTTATCAAGCCTTCCGttagggttactactgagccgacaaatgtccctgacatggctcatgtaacgactacattcttaCTTTTGTTAACCGGGACCgaatgcttaacgtgccctccggaagacggatcatcttactttcggacaatccggtgatcagccaacaaatgaaataaaaattaaattgtttgttGATTCGGTTTCTTtttcaatatttgtttttataatagcCATaaagtcgttatatgagctatgTAAGAGCCATTGACGGTTCAATAATGACCTTGACACCAGACCTGACCTGACACACGATAGGAAAAGAAGGAAAGTGGTATTGTACTTCTTGATTTCCCAGGTATTGCGAGATGAGCAAACGTCCTCTGAATGTGGAATGGCTCTGCATGGACGCGGCGATACTGTTGCCGCCGACACGGACGCCGATGTCTGGGATCGCCTTCGCTAAACGACTGCCCAGTGGAGAGGTACCTTATTTCTTTAATCATTTATTGTAGGCACGCGGACCCGGGTCACTTTGGTCCTGTGGGTCACcgggttgcttctcaaacgggaaccccagtactggacttgcactaataagttattcatttatcttaagtgcatttgAACACAGTTGGCCTGCCCATTATAGAGaccgatacggctcactacctaacAGACAGTTGGACATTTGGACAGTTggacatatatatataataggcgGTTCACTACCTAATAGacagttggtctaacagaaacctcgatGTGGCTGATGGatttacttctgactaccccaattgggatgtagtcgtgagcttatgttatatatgcGGCCCTGGATTCTTAGTCTTGCCCGATCGCAATACCGCCTACTGGGTTAAATTGTGAATCTAAATCAAACAGAGATGAGTATCAAAATCGTTCCAAGACATTTTTACATTAACGAAcagtaattgtttatttattggtgGAAATTTTCTGTTGTCATGTAGCTACTTAAATTGTAtacattttgtgttattttgctgtaaatttccctaaaaataaataaataaattattattgattacACTGAAAATACGTTAGATTAAATACGcaatgttcttaaaaaataaacat includes these proteins:
- the LOC126368650 gene encoding protein CLEC16A homolog isoform X3 — protein: MFRSRSWFGGGWGRPKNPHSLERLKYLHNILCKNTTVSESNRGTLVESLRCIAEILIWGDQNDSSVFDFFLEKNMLSYFLKIMRQKCGGSSYVCVQLLQTLNILFENIRNETSLYYLLSNNHVNSIIVHKFDFSDEEVMAYYISFLKTLSLKLNNHTIHFFYNEHTKDFPLYTEAIKFFNHSESMVRIAVRTLTLNVYRVQDASMLRFIRDRTAAPYFSNLVWFIGKHILELDACVRNDADNLTLSSHQSQQKLDDLVAEHLDHLHYINDILCLNIPDLNDVLTEHLLHKLLVPLYIYSLTSETRPNTSPYNKEQIQSIEVITRNLEAILKGKSSESPFSRQMVESDEETKPSVSCVVALFLLSQVFLIITHGPIVHALAWIILQSDVTVFEDGATKILEMYISNAKSNVKLEFSKPQLSLEKALESSSGHDRDYTTPEYTGPKTFGYDLDNTDQSSCDLDPELVSTSLPSTSHISESSSIANDSTEDLVTQIHSVKASVKENMPDSPLPDSGIESSSSKISESNITDEEKQKLLSASSSASTKKITLENILERQSREIEKRPFLKTILDSLDCNENDYKALFALCLLFALINNKGVNTELLDTLLCPEPEEIANSFSTISTTDGASRQDEAGKDPGASNTPVPKKPMQSFNALLIHKLLAITNLACKPTSKVRLVTLELSVTLVRIAMQGASGVAGARHVAGCDALRTRAAALARNLYKCDDIFLDMFEDEYCEMSKRPLNVEWLCMDAAILLPPTRTPMSGIAFAKRLPSGEMERARRAIRTFFLVRDLYLKVAGKPETQLPLANPAPFVQVGDVLDLNDSDLISCDIIQKDGTWHHRFLAVDNIQIILVEPDKQRLGWGVAKLVGSLQDLEIQGDKDDPRCLHLTIHKPRVGASGALPRTVLLRAKFKFDDHIRSMAAKQRLTKGRTKSRQKKMQQIGRLLEVSGMAAPSLAPRHRPLFTRPGLSAIRRSTGADGDDMDRRLRRPSSHMLKDGIVVYRERTTSRESSVSRSSSTHGSREGSPRARSEDIPLEDIKRTAPVPKPVVTMQ